Proteins encoded in a region of the Pseudomonas putida genome:
- a CDS encoding MFS transporter encodes MSPRLLAMALAPLLGLFIIALGNGFMSSLTTLRLGAAGESATTIGIVSSTYFIGLTLGAIFNDRLILRIGHIRAYTSFASLIAVTILLQGLFYDVTWWSVLRLINGWAAVGVFLVIESWLLLAGDAKIRGRLLALYMIAFYGAGVIAQAGLGEITQLGETAPFMLAGVLAALSVLPIVILPRVSPLLDQVEPLKPRQLLGVAPSGLVGCFGSGVAIAGIYALLPLYLQRIGLEVGEVGNMMAWVILGAMLLQYPVGRWSDRKDRQDVLIALAALCVVLSLITVFLPSDSFLLPAMLFLLGGGVFTLYPVAVSHAADRAPSDALVPMIQGLLLINSLGSAMAPVAISPMMSEFGEAGLFWAFAVVNLAMVCFFMWRRGKRPAAEHPAPFTASTTFSPTGAELRVTEDLMHAAQEHPPLEPVEPVQAARSETH; translated from the coding sequence ATGTCTCCGCGTTTGCTGGCCATGGCGCTGGCGCCCCTGCTCGGGCTGTTCATCATCGCCCTGGGCAACGGCTTCATGTCTTCCCTGACCACCCTGCGCCTGGGCGCTGCCGGTGAGTCCGCCACCACCATTGGTATCGTCTCGTCGACCTACTTCATCGGCCTGACCCTTGGTGCCATCTTCAACGACCGGCTGATCCTGCGCATCGGCCACATCCGCGCCTATACCAGCTTCGCCTCGCTGATCGCCGTGACCATCCTGCTGCAGGGGCTGTTCTATGACGTCACCTGGTGGTCTGTGCTGCGCCTGATCAATGGCTGGGCGGCCGTCGGCGTGTTCCTGGTGATCGAAAGCTGGCTGCTGCTGGCCGGTGACGCGAAAATCCGTGGTCGCTTGCTGGCGCTGTACATGATCGCCTTCTATGGTGCCGGGGTAATCGCCCAGGCCGGCCTTGGCGAAATTACCCAGTTGGGCGAAACCGCACCCTTCATGCTGGCTGGCGTGCTGGCCGCCCTGTCGGTGCTGCCAATCGTGATCCTGCCGCGGGTGTCGCCGCTGTTGGACCAGGTCGAACCCCTCAAGCCCCGCCAATTGCTGGGTGTGGCGCCGTCGGGCCTGGTCGGTTGCTTCGGCTCGGGCGTGGCCATTGCCGGTATTTATGCGCTGCTGCCGCTGTACCTGCAACGCATCGGCCTGGAGGTAGGGGAAGTTGGCAACATGATGGCCTGGGTGATCCTGGGTGCCATGCTGCTGCAATACCCGGTCGGGCGCTGGTCCGACCGCAAGGACCGCCAAGATGTGCTGATTGCCCTGGCTGCCCTGTGCGTGGTGCTGTCGCTGATCACGGTGTTCCTGCCGTCGGACTCGTTCCTGCTGCCGGCCATGCTGTTCCTGCTCGGTGGCGGCGTGTTCACCCTGTACCCGGTGGCGGTCAGCCACGCGGCCGACCGCGCGCCTTCCGATGCGCTGGTACCGATGATTCAGGGCCTGCTGCTGATCAACTCGCTGGGTTCGGCCATGGCGCCGGTGGCCATTTCGCCGATGATGAGCGAATTTGGCGAGGCCGGGCTGTTCTGGGCCTTTGCCGTGGTCAACCTGGCCATGGTGTGCTTCTTCATGTGGCGCCGTGGCAAGCGCCCGGCCGCGGAGCACCCAGCCCCGTTCACCGCTTCGACGACCTTCTCGCCAACCGGCGCCGAGCTGAGGGTGACCGAAGACCTGATGCATGCGGCCCAGGAGCATCCGCCGCTGGAGCCAGTGGAGCCCGTGCAGGCTGCCCGTAGCGAAACGCACTGA
- a CDS encoding YbhB/YbcL family Raf kinase inhibitor-like protein has translation MNLKPWLLAALMPCAALANSSNQGALSISSSSFTDGGVIALQQVGLDPACGAGEERTPQLSWDNLPEGTQSLALIMFDPDGGKGVGVVHWVAYNIDPEQDGLKEGMAGLSGQYLTVGRNSRDTRSYRGPCPPAGDNPHHYALTLIATDLPLGTLPEDLDRNGLLELLQGHALGAQSLVGRYGH, from the coding sequence ATGAACCTCAAACCCTGGCTGCTCGCCGCCCTGATGCCTTGCGCGGCCTTGGCTAACAGCAGCAACCAAGGCGCGCTGTCGATCAGCTCCTCGTCGTTCACCGATGGTGGCGTGATTGCGTTGCAGCAGGTTGGCCTGGACCCGGCCTGCGGTGCCGGCGAGGAGCGCACCCCGCAACTGAGCTGGGACAACCTGCCCGAAGGCACCCAATCGCTGGCCCTGATCATGTTCGACCCAGACGGCGGCAAGGGTGTCGGCGTAGTGCACTGGGTTGCCTACAACATCGACCCCGAACAGGATGGGCTCAAGGAAGGTATGGCCGGGCTGAGCGGGCAGTACCTGACCGTGGGCCGAAACTCGAGGGACACCCGCAGCTACCGTGGCCCCTGCCCACCCGCCGGCGACAACCCGCACCACTATGCATTGACCCTGATCGCCACCGACCTGCCGTTAGGTACATTGCCCGAAGACCTGGACCGCAACGGCCTGCTGGAGCTGCTGCAAGGCCACGCACTGGGGGCGCAGAGCCTGGTCGGGCGCTACGGCCATTGA
- a CDS encoding 3-deoxy-7-phosphoheptulonate synthase gives MQASNLALPLTQPQAANTTVSKRLPSPHLLKQQMPLPSELAQQVQAHRQAIRNILEGRDQRLLVIVGPCSIHDPRSALEYADRLAALSREVDDKLLLVMRAYVEKPRTTVGWKGLAYDPHLDGSDDMHSGLALSRGLMLSMIERGLPIATELLQPMAAGYFDDLLAWAAIGARTTESQIHREMVSGLELPVGFKNGTDGGIAIASDAMRSAAHSHRHFGMDAQGHPAIIDTLGNPDTHLVLRGGHKGPNYDADSIAMARQALAKAGLQARIMVDCSHANSGKDPARQPAVFNDVLAQRLAGDRSLVGVMIEGHLFEGCQALGKGALKYGVSITDGCLGWASTESLLREAAQKL, from the coding sequence ATGCAAGCTTCCAACCTCGCCCTGCCCCTGACCCAGCCGCAAGCGGCCAACACCACCGTCAGCAAACGCCTGCCCAGCCCGCACCTGCTCAAGCAGCAGATGCCACTGCCCAGCGAACTGGCCCAGCAAGTCCAGGCCCATCGCCAGGCTATCCGCAACATCCTCGAAGGCCGCGATCAGCGCCTGCTGGTCATCGTCGGCCCCTGCTCGATTCACGACCCTCGCTCAGCCCTGGAATACGCCGACCGCCTGGCCGCCCTCAGCCGCGAAGTCGATGACAAGCTGCTGCTGGTGATGCGCGCCTACGTCGAAAAACCGCGTACCACAGTGGGTTGGAAAGGCCTGGCCTACGACCCGCACCTGGATGGCAGCGACGACATGCACTCGGGGCTTGCCTTGTCCCGTGGGCTGATGCTGAGCATGATCGAGCGCGGCCTACCCATCGCCACCGAGCTGTTGCAACCGATGGCCGCCGGCTACTTCGATGACCTGCTGGCCTGGGCCGCGATTGGCGCACGCACCACCGAATCGCAAATCCACCGCGAAATGGTCAGTGGCCTGGAGCTGCCGGTGGGCTTCAAGAACGGCACCGACGGCGGTATTGCCATCGCCAGCGACGCCATGCGCAGCGCTGCCCACTCGCACCGCCACTTCGGCATGGATGCGCAGGGCCACCCGGCAATCATCGATACCCTGGGCAATCCGGACACACACCTGGTGCTGCGTGGCGGCCACAAAGGCCCGAACTACGATGCCGACAGTATCGCCATGGCCCGCCAGGCATTGGCCAAAGCCGGCCTGCAGGCACGGATCATGGTCGATTGCAGCCACGCCAACAGCGGCAAGGACCCGGCGCGCCAGCCGGCCGTCTTCAATGATGTTTTGGCGCAGCGTCTGGCCGGCGACCGTTCGCTGGTCGGCGTGATGATCGAGGGGCACCTGTTCGAGGGTTGCCAGGCGCTGGGCAAGGGCGCACTGAAATACGGCGTGTCGATTACCGATGGCTGCCTGGGCTGGGCTTCGACCGAATCCCTGTTGCGCGAGGCGGCACAAAAACTCTAG
- a CDS encoding peptidylprolyl isomerase: MARATARHILVSSEEKCNELKAQIEAGADFAEIAKANSTCPSSRQGGDLGSFGPGQMVKEFDTVVFSAPVNTVQGPVKTQFGYHLLEVTSRQD; encoded by the coding sequence ATGGCCCGTGCAACCGCCCGCCACATCCTGGTCAGCAGCGAAGAGAAATGCAACGAACTGAAAGCCCAGATCGAAGCAGGCGCCGACTTCGCTGAAATCGCCAAAGCCAACTCTACCTGCCCGTCCAGCCGCCAGGGCGGCGACCTGGGCTCGTTCGGCCCAGGCCAGATGGTCAAGGAATTCGACACCGTGGTGTTCAGCGCCCCGGTCAACACCGTGCAAGGCCCGGTGAAGACCCAGTTCGGCTACCACCTGCTGGAAGTGAC